The nucleotide window GTAGAGTTTCGTGTGTCTACATTCCCAGCCTATTATGGTGAAAAAGTTGTGATGAGAATTCTCGATTCTTCACGTGGAGTGAAGAAGCTTTCAGAATTGGGCCTATCTGAACATAACTACAAACTTATAAAAGAAGCATTGGCAAAGCCATACGGTCTTATACTGATGACAGGTCCAACTGGTTCCGGTAAATCTACTACTGTGTATTCGATGTTGAATGAGCTCGACAAAGAAAAGTCCAATGTCGTGTCTCTAGAAGATCCGGTTGAATATCAAATCCCAGACGTAAACCAGTCTCAGGTTATGCCAGAGATAGGGTACTCTTTTGCTTCAGGTCTTCGTTCAATATTGCGTCAAGATCCGAACATAATAATGGTGGGAGAAATACGCGACAAAGAAACAGCTCAGCTTGCAATTCAGGCGGCTCTAACAGGTCACTTGGTATTGTCTACTTTACACACGAACTCTGCTGTTGGTGTAGTTCCGCGTTTGGTGGACATGGGAGTTGATCCTTATCTAATTGCGCCAACACTTATACTCTCTATAGCTCAACGTCTTGCTCGTGTTGTGTGCGAGGATTCACGCAAAGAAGTTCCTATGGATGAAACCATGAAAGAGCTTTTGGACAATCAATTTAAAGATTTACCAGAGAAATACAGAGGTCAGTTGCCTGCACGGGACAAAATGTATGAAGTTGTGCCTTCAGCTGAATGTCCAAATGGAACTCGCGGACGTATGGCAGTATTTGAAATGTTCGCCGTTAGTAAAGAGATGCAACATGTTATTTTAACTAGTCCGGTAGAGGCGGAAATATATAAAGTGGCTAGAGCAGACGGTATGCTTACCATGAAAGAGGATGCGATTATTAAAAGTCTAAAAGGGGAGTTGCCGTTTCAAGAAATCTACAATGATTTGTAAATTGGTAAAAAACGGAGTGTTTATAGTATAATTAGAAGCAATTATGGAAGAATCCAAAAAATACAAAATATTAATTATTGACGACGACAATTTTTTGCT belongs to Candidatus Nomurabacteria bacterium and includes:
- a CDS encoding type II/IV secretion system protein → MTFLEHLAGQGIITDNQISEVIRLAEEKHGGNIDDMLVELGLDDKKLLELKGSFFNVPTKDVDLRQITSDTLKYIPEDSAKHYMFVPLGIKDGVLEVGIVNPDNIGAIDAIQFITSKMNIPYKIFLISSKAFEGILKNYEGLTGEVDQAISEIDKEIESVNTSDIVIEDRNIQAKLKPGEEERIVEDAPIIKVVAVILRHATEGNASDIHIENTGDKVKVRFRVDGVLHTSLVLPLNVYAGIVARIKIMAKLRLDEKRKPQDGSFATKIAGRKVEFRVSTFPAYYGEKVVMRILDSSRGVKKLSELGLSEHNYKLIKEALAKPYGLILMTGPTGSGKSTTVYSMLNELDKEKSNVVSLEDPVEYQIPDVNQSQVMPEIGYSFASGLRSILRQDPNIIMVGEIRDKETAQLAIQAALTGHLVLSTLHTNSAVGVVPRLVDMGVDPYLIAPTLILSIAQRLARVVCEDSRKEVPMDETMKELLDNQFKDLPEKYRGQLPARDKMYEVVPSAECPNGTRGRMAVFEMFAVSKEMQHVILTSPVEAEIYKVARADGMLTMKEDAIIKSLKGELPFQEIYNDL